The following are encoded together in the Anopheles nili chromosome 3, idAnoNiliSN_F5_01, whole genome shotgun sequence genome:
- the LOC128722562 gene encoding protein cup-like produces MMKFVSPDTTTMSLQHGEQYDNCSELPIGPEMTSLEKLDPAILSCGLPAIVFNDKDTSRAARTTMATSKTKVRRAPHLPSLARSNVSFNLERIRYSAAHLQDLRKSPFSRRRPAAIDDPRTAQYPIWQRTCSNHQERVRRISGTDEELMLHGGGASGRKSNDRQRDNGFNPPRFRRNHEFSNRNHHVIVKSYHAGDGGGGHYGAVRLQDTIIEEEPEWVASGPTSRLDTIELRGFDEDMARTVTESMKASPTGKHRGAFYDDLLHYEHVHPKHGGGDGESVSTSNNGSPPPARSTPTKNVSDMNNNGHGVHGRKGSLASAHSSYSASGGGVNVSNFEELMKFDSILGDSGDSNSSRFSKYYRRGSSGGSSGGHQYQHHQHQHQGSQHHQQQQQHHVRFALDRNTHHYTNGDRSQQHHQHQRQAGSGRLSLSNLQHAPTGIDTSYPDTASAVAAPGSTISNGDVKSFQRLLEMMAANQRHQQQQQQQYLLQLLQNCQQTETLRQMLMKKCSLENAAAAAVAAASINGGGDSGQHQRVPTQAELQLHTQTIMKQALLRKKIVEQSRLIMEQQNSQEPIPAVQQLIQSICPNVQHNLLALSSGGSQHQQQHLGPEGRNGPAGGGALYATGQRGLPRQSNRRS; encoded by the exons AAATGACGTCACTGGAAAAGCTTGATCCGGCCATTCTGAGCTGTGGGCTACCGGCCATCGTGTTCAACGACAAGGATACATCCAGAGCGGCCcggacgacgatggcgacctCGAAGACGAAGGTGCGCCGAGCGCCCCATCTGCCGTCACTGGCGCGATCCAACGTTTCGTTCAACCTCGAACGGATCCGCTACTCGGCCGCCCATCTACAGGATCTGCGCAAGAGTCCGTTTTCCCGTCGACGCCCAGCCGCCATCGATGATCCGCGGACGGCACAGTATCCGATCTGGCAGCGCACCTGCAGCAATCACCAGGAGCGCGTGCGCAGAATTAGCGGCACTGACGAGGAACTGATGCTGCACGGCGGAGGTGCTTCCGGTCGCAAATCGAACGATCGTCAGCGCGACAATGGCTTCAATCCGCCAAG ATTTCGACGTAATCATGAGTTCAGTAACCGGAACCACCACGTGATCGTGAAAAGCTATCATGCCGGGGACGGGGGTGGAGGTCACTATGGCGCGGTGCGTCTGCAGGACACCATCATCGAAGAGGAACCCGAATGGGTTGCCTCAGGTCCCACGTCTCGGCTGGACACGATCGAGTTGCGCGGGTTCGACGAGGATATGGCGCGCACTGTTACAGAATCGATGAAGGCGTCTCCAACTGGCAAACATCGTGGTGCCTTTTACGACGATCTGCTTCACTACGAGCACGTGCACCCGAAGCATGGCGGTGGCGATGGAGAGAGTGTGTCCACGTCGAATAATGGTTCTCCTCCGCCGGCCCGTAGCACACCGACGAAAAACGTGTCGGATATGAATAATAACGGGCACGGTGTTCACGGTCGCAAAGGGTCGTTGGCCAGTGCCCACTCGAGCTACTCGGCATCCGGTGGCGGCGTGAACGTGTCCAACTTCGAGGAACTCATGAAGTTCGATTCGATCCTCGGGGATTCGGGAGACTCAAACAGCTCCCGCTTCAGTAAGTACTACCGTCGCGGATCATCTGGTGGGTCGTCAGGAGGGCATCAGTACcaacatcatcagcaccagcaccaggggtctcaacaccaccaacagcagcagcagcatcacgtGCGGTTTGCTCTGGATCGTAACACTCATCACTACACGAACGGTGATCGGTCtcaacagcatcatcagcatcagcgtCAAGCCGGATCTGGTCGATTGTCCTTATCGAATTTGCAGCATGCACCGACGGGTATCGACACTTCATATCCGGACACCGCCTCGGCGGTTGCTGCTCCGGGTTCGACCATCTCCAACGGGGATGTGAAGTCCTTCCAGCGTCTTCTCGAGATGATGGCCGCAAACcagcgccaccagcagcaacagcagcagcagtatctGTTGCAGTTGCTCCAGAACTGCCAGCAGACGGAAACACTCCGCCAGATGCTGATGAAGAAGTGTTCGCTCGAGAACGCGGccgcagctgctgttgctgccgccTCCATCAACGGTGGTGGCGACAGTGGACAACACCAGCGAGTGCCGACGCAGGCCGAATTGCAGCTTCACACGCAGACAATCATGAAGCAGGCGTTGTTGCGTAAGAAAATCGTGGAGCAGAGTCGGCTGATCATGGAGCAGCAGAACTCCCAGGAACCGATCCCGGCCGTGCAGCAGCTGATCCAGTCCATCTGCCCGAACGTACAGCACAATCTGCTGGCATTGTCGAGCGGTGGTtcacaacaccagcaacaacatctTGGACCGGAAGGTCGCAACGGTCCCGCTGGAGGAGGCGCCCTGTACGCCACAGGACAGAGAGGCCTGCCGCGTCAATCGAACCGCCGTTCTTGA